One genomic window of Glycine soja cultivar W05 chromosome 9, ASM419377v2, whole genome shotgun sequence includes the following:
- the LOC114367450 gene encoding uncharacterized protein LOC114367450, which translates to MLLSSISSTKKFFQKTVKNFKSFFSPGNYQRLPKASPHSKFSYSVAAASSSAMDMTSNTSYQDMEKLYTDFSDQCESENEKAIRRRMKKKAASSALLPSKQESEVYSGSYISLSNARHAQKKNKVEKKEEGGGGGGNNKRSITIQKGRQKESSSSFMSMCMKEHRYCMVEQKLRELEMLDMNNVEYVLDIEEVLHYYSRLTCPAYLEIVDKFFLEMYSELFGSSSMWHASPRSVNSRLKIRYQ; encoded by the coding sequence ATGTTGCTAAGTTCCATTTCCAGCACCAAGAAGTTCTTCCAAAAGACTGTAAAGAACTTCAAGTCTTTCTTCTCCCCAGGTAATTACCAAAGGCTTCCCAAAGCTTCTCCACACAGTAAATTCTCTTATTCTGTGGCTGCTGCATCATCAAGCGCCATGGACATGACCAGCAACACAAGCTATCAAGACATGGAGAAGTTGTACACCGATTTCTCTGACCAATGTGAGTCAGAAAATGAGAAAGCAATTAggagaagaatgaagaagaaagctgcttcttctgcattattGCCATCGAAGCAAGAAAGTGAGGTCTATAGTGGAAGCTACATTAGCTTGTCCAATGCAAGGCATGCTCAGAAGAAGAACAAGgttgaaaaaaaagaggaaggtggtggtggtggtggcaacAACAAGAGGAGCATAACTATTCAAAAGGGAAGGCAGAAagagtcatcatcatcattcatGTCTATGTGTATGAAAGAACACAGATACTGCATGGTGGAACAGAAGCTGAGGGAGTTGGAGATGTTGGACATGAACAATGTGGAATATGTATTGGACATTGAAGAGGTTCTTCATTACTATTCTAGACTCACTTGCCCTGCATATCTTGAAATTGTGGATAAGTTCTTCTTGGAAATGTACTCAGAGTTGTTTGGTTCATCATCTATGTGGCATGCTTCACCTCGCAGTGTTAACTCTAGGCTCAAGATCAGATATCAGTGA